The genomic region GAAATCAGTATGGATGTCTTCCTGCTGGGGATCACGGATCTCGAATCCGGTCGTGTGTGTGAGCAGGTTCTCCACAGTTACAGGTTTGTCAAAAGGATTATCGAATTCGAGCCCTTTCACATAGGTCTGAAAATCAGCTTGCAGATCAACCTTACCTTGCTCCACTAGTTGCATTACAGCTACTGATGTGAACGTTTTGGAGACAGAGGCTACACGGAAAGCGGTTTTTTTCGGATCGATAGCTGTTTTGCTCTCTACATCGGAGAAGCCATATCCTTTTTCTGCCAGAACTTTACCATCTTTCACAACAACAACAGAGGCTCCCACATAATGGGCTTTTGCCTCAGGGGACTCGAAGAATGAATCGAGAAATGCTGTAGCCGATTCGGTTGTCAGCGCTTTCGACTTTTCTTGTTCAGCAGCTACTGGAGTAGGGGTCTCCGCCTGAACCGCGGGTACCCACAGACTGAGAGACAGTACCACAGCCATGAAGGCTCCTGTTAGGGAGGTTAACCTGAAGCGGGTGTTTCGTTTGGATAAATGCATGCAAACACTCCTTTATGAAAATATTTACAAAATAGTTGCTCGAATCAATTTCATAACTCACTAAAAATGGAATTTTGTAACTAGATATAGACAAATTAAACCGTTTTGATCTATATCTAACCTTCATTGAAGTAGCTAAAGGTATTATGAAATTGATTCACTTACCCGTGTATTACTGGTTACTCGCACGATAGGTTTCACGATAATAGATTCCGATGTTGGCAATCCAGATAATAGAGAGCATAACGATTGGGAATGGAGCGAAGGTAAATAGAACCGAATACAGCACCATGGACAACATGCCGACACCGAGCAATAGGTTCATCATTTGGAAAGAACGATAGGCTGCGCGATACACGATCCATTTCTCACCTTCATCGAGTTTCTCGAAATGATCTTTCTTCATATTGCGCGAGTTCAAATCCAGTGCACGATCAGGGAAATAACGGTTATATCTTTTGAGCGTCAGACTTTGCAGGATCACGACGATGAAAATGGAGATACACGCACCAATGAGATTCACGAGGTTAAACAGTTCTGGATAATTCGGCATGTTTCTGTTGGATGCGTACAAGGATAAGGCCAGTGCTGCCCAGGTAAATGCAACAATAACACTGAATCCGCTGAGGATCATCGCTTTTCCGAGGGAACGCTCTGCAGGAGAGATTAGAGAATCAGACTCTCCATAAGTATCTTCTTCCATCGGAGGAACAGATGGCGTTCGGGAGAGACTGAATATATTCCACAACATCATAACCACCACCGCAGCAGCCAGGACTGCAAATAAAAGATCATAGTCATAGTACACCGACAGCGTCCAGTTCAGGTCAGAAGGGACTTTGCGGACCCCGTTAGCTCCGATAAAACCAACTACAGCGCCACCTGCTGCATACAAGGGAAGACGCAACCGCTTCTTAATGGATGAGGATGATGAACTTTTCAATCTAATCTCCACCTTTCAATTCAAAGATTTTTTCGACGGGTTCACGAAAGACGTGGGCTATTTTTAATGCCAGGACGACTGATGGGGAGTAATCCCCACGTTCAATCAAAGCAATGGTTTGACGGGATGCGCCGATGAGTTTGGCTAGTTCCGTTTGGGACAGTCGGTCTCTGGCCCGTAACTCCCGAACGTGATTGTGCAATTCTTCCACTTGCTCACCTCCATGAACCTAATGTACATGATATTTGACTAAATGTAAACTATAATATACAAAATGTTTATGATAATTTACTTTAAAGTGATGATAATGGGCATGAAAAAGAGAGCCTGCCGGGCTCCCTTACATGATTGTTTTGTTGCAGGAAAAGTGAAATCAAGATGCATCTGCACACGACAGATGTTCATTCTGTTCCTCTGGCTTTCGAAGTAACATTCGGAAAAAGACGAGCGCTCCAAGCCCCATGAGTACATATAGACCAGCCATCGCATATGAAGGCAGAAAGGCTCCTATGGTTAACCCGAGACTTCCGATGAGGGCAGCCACGTTATAGCTCAACCCGTCAGCGGCCATGTAGGCAGCACGGTCCGAATCGGGAATCATACCCGCGAGCATGACCTGACGAACAGGGGCGTACATCAATTCTCCAATGGTAAGCAGTATAGCGGATAAGATGAGTAACCAGGCCCAGTTGCTGAAAGCCAGTACGGTGAAACCTGCGGTATAGAGGAGCATACCGACAGTCATGATAGATCGGGACGGGAAGCGACCGATCCATCTGGAGAACGGAATGGCAACCAAGGCGACCATTACAGTGTTGATGACCATGATCAGGCTGAACATATGCAGACCTGAGATATCTGAACCGAACAGTTGGGCGGTGAATTCATTTTTTAGACGAACAGCGATGTATTTATCCAACTGAAATTCCAGGGAGACCGCAAGTACAGTGGCTGTAAAAAATATCATGAAACGTTTGTTTTGAAAGACCGCCCAGTACGTTTTCAGTATGTTCCTCTGGATGGGAGCATTGGCTTCCATTAGTCTGTTGGATGGATCGGAATCCTTGGATTGACCGGTAGTATTATATACGCGTTTATCCATTGTTTCTTGAATCATAAAGACCAAAATAAATAGGGTAGCCATACTTTCTAGACATACCAGACTGAACAACAGAAAACGAAATGACTCGAAAAATAGTCCGCCCATCAGTGTGCCAAAGGTTACAGCTACGTTGGTTGTCCAATATTGCAATCCATATACATAATGACGTTCATGTTCACTGCTTACATCAACAATCATGGCATTAGCAATGGGGACGGTGATCCCTGAACTGAGACTGCTGAGCAGAAACATGACACAGGTGACGATGATCGAATCCATCCACGGCGAGTTGGCGATGGCCAAGCATAGTAGAGCCACGACCTGGAGACTTTGTGCGATCACCATTAATTTCTTTCGTCCGATCCGGTCAGACCAATATCCTGCCCCCAATCCCACGATTATCGAAGCCACAATATTGACCGTCAGCAATACCCCCGCCAAACCTGCGCCAATCTGAACACTCAGATAGATTGCCATGAATGGAATGATGGACTTCTGGGTTAGATCGGTGAAAAAATCAGTAATGATGCGTATCCTGATGTTCGGGTGCAAATCGGCGTATTTCATAAGTCTTTCTTCTTCCTTCCCGCTGGTCAAGTTGATGTTACTGAGTATAATGGAGGAAAACCTGAAGAAAAACTGTAGAAGCAACCGAATGGATTTCGTATTTTAGTAGATGGAGCTAAGTAGTTGAAAGATAGAATTTAGAACATAGGAGAAGGGAGGGCATAAATGGACGTATCAGAACATTACATTCAATTGCGATTGAACTTTCTGCATGTGCATGATGAACAAGAAATACATACAACGGTAGGTGAACTCGCCGATCATTTATGTTGTACCATGCGTAACATGAACCTCATTATGAACAAATTCAAAGAGAACGGATGGGTCATGTGGAACCCGCAGCGCGGTAGAGGCAAAGAATCGATACTTGTCTTTTGCATCCCCCTGCTTGAAGTGGTTCGTGAACGGTATGACCATCTCCTGAATGGGAACAGGATCGAGGACGCCTATGAACTTGCCTCCACCTTACCAATTACGATGCGAGAACATCTGATGCAGCAAATGCAGCATCAATTCGGTCTGCGTTCGAACGAAGGGGCCAGAGGGCGAGTGGATACATTACGGATTCCGCAAAATACGCCGTTTAAGACTCTCGACCCAACGCAGACGGCGATGTGGGGAGAAGTTTTCATCATTGCAGAGGTGTTCGATCGTTTGGTTCGCTATAATGCTGAACGTCAAGTCTGCGAGCCGAGTCTGGCTATAGCATGGGAGAGTCATGCGGATGGAAGGGAATGGACCTTTTATCTGCACAAAGGCATACCATTTCATCATGGAAAGATTCTGGATGCAGAGGACGTCAAGTTTACCTTTGATCGCATTATCTCTGACAGGAGTAACCCTTGCAGGCCGCTGTTTAGTTCGATTGAGAGCATAGAGGCGTATGACCAGTTGACTGTACGTTTTGTGTTGAATAAGCCAAACTTCATGTTCCCGGATCTGATGAGCAGTATGTGTGCATCTATCCTGCCTAGAGATGTGGAGATGACCCCGCTTCATCCGATTGGAACAGGACCTTATCGTTTGACTCGTCATGATTCGAAGCTGCTTGTGCTTGAGGTGTTCAATGCCTATTTCAGAGGACGGGCTTATGTGGATCGTGTTGAAGTGTGGCAGCTCCCTCACTCGGCAAAGGCGGAGTCCATCATCAAGCATGATTTATTTCCGGATGCACAACCTCGTGCCGTACAGCATGAGATGCAGGGTGGTGTGTATATGACATTTAATATGCAGAAGGAAGGGCCGCAGCATGACGTGAATTTTCGACGGGCTATCCAGCAGCTATTGAATGCGCATGAGATGTTGGAAGCGCTCAAGAGCAAGAACACGCAGGCTGCATCTAGTTTGATTCGAGGACGAGTTCAGAAGCAGCCTTTAACGGAGAGTCGGGATCAAGGGGGGGCGTGGAAACTGCAATCGGAACAACCGGATGGTTCTGCTAAACCAGCACTTTCCGTAGACTCTTCGCTGGCGCAGGCCTCAGCATTATTACGTCGTAGCTCTTACCAAGGGCAGATGTTAAGTCTGTGGGTGGAAGAAGGTGAGAAGATGGAGGCGGACATGGTCTGGTTTGCAGAGAGATGTGAACAAATTGGCCTACATATATGCATTACTCCGGGAGACCCGGTCCATGCAGTCTATCAAGATGGATTCAGGGATTGTGATCTGATCTATACAGGAGAAGTTTTCGATGATCATGTCGTGCTGAGTCTCGTGACGATGTATACCTTCCAGAACACGTTATTCCTGATTGCGATGAATGATTACTGGAGACATGAACTGGAACAGGAATGTGGACACGTTGTCATGATTAAGGAACCTGCGGAGCGGTTGAATAGATTGATTCAGCTGGAAGATCGATTGATTCAGGAGGCGCTGCTTCTGCCCACCTACAGCTTCAAGGAAGAACATGCCCATCATTCTTCTCTGCGTGGTTATCATGTTGCGGGACATGGTCTGCCTGATCTGCGCCGATTGTGGGTGAAGAGAAGACCTGGTACCGCTGAAGAGGATACGAGTTATCCGGTGTATATTCCGTTGTGGTAGGTAGGTTTGGCTACCACAACGGAATGAATTAGGTGTTCATTTACGAAACCCTAATGAATTCAATAGGCTTCGTACCCGGCTCAAGCAGCAAAGGAATGGAGATGGATTGAGCAACGTCTGATGATTCATTCAGGGTGAACGTATACGTGACCTTCAGACCGAATAACACGAATTCGACCGAAAACGTATCTTTTCCGGTGTATTCCATAGGCATTTCGATCGCGTTAAAGGTTGCCTGTAACCCGTCCGTTGTTTCCTGAATGGACATTTCGCCATAACCAGGATGCGTGTAAATACCCGCATAAGCGGTGAGAGGACGATCAAACGGAGCAACTTGAGGTTCTTCAATGTTTTGCTCAACAGCAGTTTCTGGGTGAATAGATAATTCCGAAGTATTCTCCGGATTAGTCTCTGTTTCTGCCGGTTCTTTTCCCATTAATTTGCTCATTCTGGAACTCCAATTAACGGGCTCCAATCCAAGCAGTCGGTCCATGATATGAAAAGCAACCGTATACGGAATTATACTTCCGTGGGTATTGCTCAGAACCACGATTCCAATCTGCTCCTCTGGCAAAAAGGCAACTTGTGATGCAAAGCCATCAATAGCCCCACCATGATGAATCATGGCATGCCCACGATACGGCTCAATCATCCAGCCCAGACCATATGTACTCACAGGCAGCTCTTTGCTGTTGAATGCTGAATCACAAGCCATCTGAGGACTGTGCATAACCTTCATCTGTTCCTTCGATATCAGTGACGTTCCTTCCCATTCACCTTGATGCGACTGGAATTGAAGCCATGCGATCATGTCGACCAGATTACTGTTAATGGAACCAGCTGGGCCAACAGCGTCAATAGCTCGAAATGGTATTCTTGTATGCTGACCATCCTGTTCCATATAAGGACAAGCATAGTCAGTCTGAAGCTGCATCTCATCGACAGAGAACAGGCTTGAGTTCATACCTAGGGGGTCAAATAGAGACTTTTGAACAACCTCTTCCCACGAATTTTCTTTCAATTGTCCAACCAGATAACCTGCCGTCATGTACATCATGTTCTGATACTGCCATTTGTTTCGGAAATCTTGATTCGGCTCCAGATACTGTAATGTACGAACAAGTTCTTCTCTTGTACGTGGGGAGTTGTACCATACCAACTCATGTCTTGGAAGACCGGAACGATGACACAGCATGTCGCGAATGGTGAGACGTTCTGTTGCCACCGGATCGAACATCCGGAAATCTTTCATATAGGTCTTCACAGGTGCATCCCAGTCCAGTATCCCCTGATCCACAAGCAGAGCAGCAGTTGCTGCGGTAAAGGCTTTGGTACTTGAACCGATGGCAAACAGCGTATTGGGGGTAACTTCAAGTTTGGACTCCAGATCACGGTACCCGTAGCCTTTTTGCCAGATGACTTCATCCTTATGGATTACAGCCACCGCTGTGCCGACACCTTTCCATAGTTGAAGTTGCTCGTCGATGAATTCATCCAGTCCTTCCAGTGATGCGCGAAGCTGAGTTGTCGTCATACCTTCCCCTCCCGATATTCAATGAAATGGATCGTTTCC from Paenibacillus sp. FSL R5-0341 harbors:
- a CDS encoding helix-turn-helix transcriptional regulator, translated to MEELHNHVRELRARDRLSQTELAKLIGASRQTIALIERGDYSPSVVLALKIAHVFREPVEKIFELKGGD
- a CDS encoding ABC transporter substrate-binding protein, giving the protein MDVSEHYIQLRLNFLHVHDEQEIHTTVGELADHLCCTMRNMNLIMNKFKENGWVMWNPQRGRGKESILVFCIPLLEVVRERYDHLLNGNRIEDAYELASTLPITMREHLMQQMQHQFGLRSNEGARGRVDTLRIPQNTPFKTLDPTQTAMWGEVFIIAEVFDRLVRYNAERQVCEPSLAIAWESHADGREWTFYLHKGIPFHHGKILDAEDVKFTFDRIISDRSNPCRPLFSSIESIEAYDQLTVRFVLNKPNFMFPDLMSSMCASILPRDVEMTPLHPIGTGPYRLTRHDSKLLVLEVFNAYFRGRAYVDRVEVWQLPHSAKAESIIKHDLFPDAQPRAVQHEMQGGVYMTFNMQKEGPQHDVNFRRAIQQLLNAHEMLEALKSKNTQAASSLIRGRVQKQPLTESRDQGGAWKLQSEQPDGSAKPALSVDSSLAQASALLRRSSYQGQMLSLWVEEGEKMEADMVWFAERCEQIGLHICITPGDPVHAVYQDGFRDCDLIYTGEVFDDHVVLSLVTMYTFQNTLFLIAMNDYWRHELEQECGHVVMIKEPAERLNRLIQLEDRLIQEALLLPTYSFKEEHAHHSSLRGYHVAGHGLPDLRRLWVKRRPGTAEEDTSYPVYIPLW
- a CDS encoding MFS transporter, which produces MKYADLHPNIRIRIITDFFTDLTQKSIIPFMAIYLSVQIGAGLAGVLLTVNIVASIIVGLGAGYWSDRIGRKKLMVIAQSLQVVALLCLAIANSPWMDSIIVTCVMFLLSSLSSGITVPIANAMIVDVSSEHERHYVYGLQYWTTNVAVTFGTLMGGLFFESFRFLLFSLVCLESMATLFILVFMIQETMDKRVYNTTGQSKDSDPSNRLMEANAPIQRNILKTYWAVFQNKRFMIFFTATVLAVSLEFQLDKYIAVRLKNEFTAQLFGSDISGLHMFSLIMVINTVMVALVAIPFSRWIGRFPSRSIMTVGMLLYTAGFTVLAFSNWAWLLILSAILLTIGELMYAPVRQVMLAGMIPDSDRAAYMAADGLSYNVAALIGSLGLTIGAFLPSYAMAGLYVLMGLGALVFFRMLLRKPEEQNEHLSCADAS
- a CDS encoding serine hydrolase, with protein sequence MTTTQLRASLEGLDEFIDEQLQLWKGVGTAVAVIHKDEVIWQKGYGYRDLESKLEVTPNTLFAIGSSTKAFTAATAALLVDQGILDWDAPVKTYMKDFRMFDPVATERLTIRDMLCHRSGLPRHELVWYNSPRTREELVRTLQYLEPNQDFRNKWQYQNMMYMTAGYLVGQLKENSWEEVVQKSLFDPLGMNSSLFSVDEMQLQTDYACPYMEQDGQHTRIPFRAIDAVGPAGSINSNLVDMIAWLQFQSHQGEWEGTSLISKEQMKVMHSPQMACDSAFNSKELPVSTYGLGWMIEPYRGHAMIHHGGAIDGFASQVAFLPEEQIGIVVLSNTHGSIIPYTVAFHIMDRLLGLEPVNWSSRMSKLMGKEPAETETNPENTSELSIHPETAVEQNIEEPQVAPFDRPLTAYAGIYTHPGYGEMSIQETTDGLQATFNAIEMPMEYTGKDTFSVEFVLFGLKVTYTFTLNESSDVAQSISIPLLLEPGTKPIEFIRVS
- a CDS encoding DUF3169 family protein, with the protein product MKSSSSSSIKKRLRLPLYAAGGAVVGFIGANGVRKVPSDLNWTLSVYYDYDLLFAVLAAAVVVMMLWNIFSLSRTPSVPPMEEDTYGESDSLISPAERSLGKAMILSGFSVIVAFTWAALALSLYASNRNMPNYPELFNLVNLIGACISIFIVVILQSLTLKRYNRYFPDRALDLNSRNMKKDHFEKLDEGEKWIVYRAAYRSFQMMNLLLGVGMLSMVLYSVLFTFAPFPIVMLSIIWIANIGIYYRETYRASNQ